From Hydra vulgaris chromosome 07, alternate assembly HydraT2T_AEP, a single genomic window includes:
- the LOC100207741 gene encoding uncharacterized protein LOC100207741 isoform X3 has protein sequence MYVFVILVFGILNCNAFDISRSKKDGKFLNIFVNPESSCWYAGCWKLNGLCRGARDCCFCKCLDRKVFYSNKLGCLLVKNVKLELQKIGKDCSFFDKSISIKYVPIYELDTDLHSVEIAHDGGLNLDRCSAGVINLYDYHEHIKVYKRNECQKLLSTRYKNKKLYLDWHSNSSDWNGMKGQLMSVQINCDFQSNSSCFLFQVQGNYSDGNEIVEPTEVLNCTEVLTMKTTSETNIQSLSAANTSLSTSHETSKITNSLTSIIVGSAVCVVLLLILIALFVVCWRKRKSMKNMKIESRSKLIIQQSGVRYEEDPSISKKKKKKRATIPSMSIKAITKNECDYECIETESNVSLKQYNTLEKNTIFYHQEDSKSITGTLSKRPLPDRPLEASNPYYAPSVSNIEAMYLSSTEPIVKRPTSCTSQLTRNDLNSIYASADTLNEYDIVPTSTPHKTDAHSLNVCKEGPIYENTLSSTTECEKEPVYDTPNRLINNKCDKNPLYPLYSSISDIKNANESLYKDDVKI, from the exons atgtatgtatttgtTATACTAGTATTTGGCATCTTAAACTGTAATGCCTTTGATATTTCTCGTTCAAAAAAAGATggcaagtttttaaatatttttgttaacccTGAGTCAAGCTGTTGGTATGCTGGATGTTGGAAACTTAATGGATTATGCAGGGGTGCACGCGATTGctgtttttgtaaatgtttagaTAGAAAGGTATTTTACTCAAATAAACTTGGGTGTTTGTTGGTAAAGAATGTTAAATTAGAACTCCAGAAAATTG gTAAAGATtgtagtttttttgataaaagtattTCTATCAAATATGTTCCAATTTATGAGCTTGATACAGATTTGCATAGCGTAGAGATTGCTCATGATGGTGGATTAAATCTTGATCGTTGTTCTGCAGGtgttataaatttgtatgaCTATCATGAgcatataaaagtttataaaagaaatgaatgtcaaaagcttttgtcaactcgatataaaaataaaaagctatatttagat tGGCATTCAAACAGTTCAGATTGGAATGGCATGAAAGGTCAACTTATGTCTGTACAAATAAACTGCGATTTTCAATCAAATAgttcttgttttctttttcaagtGCAAGGAAATTATAGTGATG gtAATGAGATAGTAGAACCCACAGAAGTACTAAATTGCACAGAGGttttaacaatgaaaacaacctCTGAAACAAATATACAATCATTG tccGCAGCAAACACAAGCTTATCAACATCTCATGAAACATCTAAAATTACAAACTCTTTAACATCTATAATAGTTGGATCTGCAGTGTGTGTTGTTTTACTGTTAATTCTTATCGCTTTATTTGTTGTTTGTTGGAGAAAAAGAAAGTCAAT gaaaaatatgaaaattgaaTCACGCTCCAAATTAATAATTCAAcaat ctggTGTACGATATGAAGAAGATCCATCAATTTCTAAAA aaaaaaaaaagaaacgcgCCACTATTCCATCCATGTCAATTAAAGCTATAACCAAAAATGAATGTGATTACGAATGTATTGAAACAGAAAGCAATGTTTCTTTGAAGCAATATAACACTCTCGAGAAAAATACGATTTTCTATCATCAAGAAGATTCAAAATCTATTACTGGTACTCTTTCTAAG CGCCCATTGCCTGACAGACCCCTAGAGGCGAGCAACCCTTATTATGCACCAAGTGTGTCCAACATAGAAGCCATGTATCTTTCCTCAACTGAACCAATTGTGAAAAGGCCAACTAGTTGTACTTCGCAGTTAACAAGGAACGATCTCAATTCAATATACGCTTCTGCAGATACCTTAAATGAATACGATATAGTACCAACTAGCACTCCCCATAAAACTGATGCGCATTCTTTAAATGTATGCAAAGAAGGACCGATTTATGAAAACACTTTGTCTTCCACAACAGAATGTGAAAAGGAACCAGTTTATGACACCCCTAACCGACTTATAAATAACAAGTGTGACAAGAATCCGTTGTACCCCTTGTACAGCTCAATATCAGATATTAAAAACGCAAATGAATCTTTATACAAAGACGATGTCAAGATTTGa